A portion of the Cryptomeria japonica chromosome 5, Sugi_1.0, whole genome shotgun sequence genome contains these proteins:
- the LOC131075115 gene encoding L-type lectin-domain containing receptor kinase IX.1-like, with translation MAKLCQPLPIFLFLCCIASLIFSSHAGNLSFTFPPRTDIETENNANISSSPEGDKLQLTLNQSSVGFGWAVYNKPIPLWDSSSQALANFSTYFQFVIEPLNGNPKLGGDGFAFFLTRFDVEQPENATGGGFGLFNDTGYTGSSYPMVAVEFDTYKNVMDPDDSHVGIDINSISSRKSVSLSDSNESYSLCDKILKNERQWHAWVDYDGGANMLQVFLFCNPNTTSASKPLIPILFHSIDLRSFLPENIKVGLSASTGASKETHTVNAWNFSCEYSWEISAAPPPNDTSDRQNPSEDKNNNNSVKVILIAVFGSVLALCVFMFVGWRWKFNKSIRLGEESEESDVELDEWFSQGPRRFSYAELCAATKNFSEDEKLGQGGFGGVYKGILPGTTETVAVKRISQGSRQGRKEYVSEVTIISKLRHRNLVQLLGWCHQKGALLLVYEYLPNGSLDKYIFGEEEDALDWNRRYSIACDISSALVYLHEYWDQRVVHRDIKASNVMLDSNFNAKLGDFGLARVVERDQTVSHTTVVAGTPGYLAPECYITGKASPESDVYSFGAVALEIACGRRPVDRTLNEHNGRLVEWVWDLYGRGKLSDAADGKLRGDCNAEEMGLLMLVGLLCSNPNPTSRLTMREVLKILRREAQLPDVPLDLPVAVYNNQPLRLDVTSSALQWSLVNEMLSSLNASVLSSSTASSSSVKMSSPLLSNTGLHSPKVLKLDTKK, from the coding sequence ATGGCCAAGCTCTGTCAGCCTCTACCCATATTCCTCTTCCTATGCTGTATTGCTTCTCTCATTTTTTCATCACATGCAGGAAACCTTAGCTTTACGTTCCCTCCTCGGACAGATATAGAAACCGAAAATAATGCAAATATCAGTTCTTCACCTGAAGGAGACAAGCTTCAGCTCACATTAAATCAATCATCCGTGGGCTTCGGCTGGGCTGTTTATAATAAGCCTATTCCGCTATGGGACAGCTCCTCTCAAGCTCTTGCGAATTTCTCCACCTATTTCCAATTCGTTATTGAGCCTTTGAATGGCAATCCAAAGCTTGGTGGGGACGGATTTGCTTTCTTCTTGACGCGTTTCGACGTGGAGCAACCAGAGAACGCTACTGGCGGAGGTTTCGGCTTATTTAACGACACAGGTTACACTGGATCATCCTATCCGATGGTTGCTGTGGAATTTGACACTTACAAGAATGTAATGGATCCTGATGACAGTCATGTGGGGATCGACATCAACAGTATTTCGTCCAGGAAAAGTGTTTCACTGAGCGACTCCAATGAAAGCTACAGCCTTTGTGATAAGATTCTCAAGAATGAAAGGCAATGGCATGCGTGGGTGGATTATGATGGGGGAGCAAATATGCTTCAAGTGTTTCTCTTCTGTAACCCCAATACTACTAGTGCTTCTAAACCTCTAATCCCAATCTTATTTCACTCTATAGATCTGCGCAGCTTTCTACCAGAAAACATCAAGGTTGGCCTCTCGGCTTCCACTGGAGCCTCAAAAGAGACACACACTGTAAACGCTTGGAATTTTTCTTGTGAGTATTCGTGGGAAATCTCAGCCGCACCTCCTCCAAATGACACTTCCGATAGACAGAACCCTTCAGAGGACAAGAACAACAACAACTCTGTCAAAGTTATTTTAATAGCTGTGTTCGGCAGCGTTTTGGCTTTGTGCGTTTTCATGTTCGTTGGCTGGCGTTGGAAGTTCAATAAAAGCATACGGCTTGGTGAGGAAAGTGAAGAAAGCGATGTGGAGTTGGACGAATGGTTTTCTCAGGGCCCCCGAAGATTCTCCTACGCCGAGCTCTGTGCTGCCACAAAAAACTTCAGCGAAGATGAAAAGCTTGGGCAAGGCGGCTTCGGTGGCGTCTACAAAGGCATCCTGCCCGGCACGACAGAGACGGTGGCTGTGAAGAGAATATCCCAAGGCTCCAGGCAAGGAAGAAAGGAGTACGTCTCGGAGGTTACCATAATCAGTAAACTCAGACACCGTAACCTTGTACAGCTTTTGGGATGGTGCCATCAAAAGGGAGCGTTACTTCTAGTCTACGAATACCTGCCAAACGGGAGTCTGGATAAATATATTTTTGGGGAGGAGGAGGACGCTCTGGATTGGAACCGAAGATATAGTATTGCATGCGACATATCATCTGCTCTTGTTTATCTCCATGAATATTGGGATCAACGCGTTGTTCACCGAGACATCAAGGCCAGCAACGTAATGTTAGATTCCAATTTCAATGCCAAGCTGGGGGATTTTGGTTTGGCAAGAGTGGTAGAGCGTGATCAGACGGTCTCCCATACGACCGTGGTGGCCGGTACGCCAGGGTATTTAGCTCCCGAGTGCTACATAACGGGGAAGGCCAGTCCAGAATCGGACGTGTACAGCTTTGGGGCAGTTGCACTGGAAATTGCCTGCGGAAGGCGGCCCGTTGACCGTACACTTAATGAACATAATGGCAGATTGGTTGAATGGGTTTGGGATTTGTATGGACGGGGAAAGCTTTCAGATGCCGCGGATGGAAAACTTAGAGGAGATTGCAATGCTGAGGAAATGGGGTTGCTGATGTTGGTGGGGCTGCTGTGTTCTAATCCAAACCCCACATCAAGACTTACAATGAGAGAGGTGTTAAAGATATTGAGAAGGGAAGCACAATTGCCAGATGTTCCTCTGGATTTGCCGGTTGCTGTGTACAATAATCAGCCTCTTCGTCTTGATGTGACGTCATCCGCACTCCAGTGGTCCCTTGTGAATGAAATGTTATCGTCACTGAATGCGTCAGTTTTGTCGTCATCTACGGCATCAAGTAGCTCGGTCAAAATGTCCAGCCCTCTGCTGTCCAACACAGGACTTCACTCGCCTAAAGTCTTGAAACTTGATACTAAAAAATAG